The following are from one region of the Francisella opportunistica genome:
- the rpsB gene encoding 30S ribosomal protein S2 yields MSLMKEMLSAGVHFGHKKAFWNPQMKEYIFGINHGVHIINLEKTVPLFQDAVNFVGKTVANGGKILFVGTKRQAQDIIEAEAKRCGMPFVSHRWLGGMLTNYKTVRQSIKRLAQLEKMREDGTLESLTKKEMLQNIRTIEKLEKVLGGIKEMGGLPDAIVVIDSNKEHIAIQEAQKLGIKVVSIVDTNSNPEGIDYIIPGNDDAVKSISFYMKKFADAVIEAQGLDRAVEAKADEAAEA; encoded by the coding sequence ATGTCTTTAATGAAAGAAATGTTATCTGCTGGTGTTCACTTTGGACACAAAAAAGCTTTCTGGAATCCACAAATGAAAGAATACATCTTTGGTATTAACCATGGTGTACATATCATCAATTTAGAAAAAACAGTTCCTCTTTTCCAAGATGCAGTTAATTTTGTTGGTAAAACTGTTGCTAATGGTGGAAAAATTCTGTTTGTTGGTACAAAAAGACAAGCACAAGATATCATTGAAGCTGAAGCTAAAAGATGTGGTATGCCATTTGTAAGCCATAGATGGTTAGGTGGTATGCTTACTAACTACAAAACAGTTAGACAATCTATCAAGAGACTAGCTCAGCTAGAAAAAATGAGAGAAGATGGTACTCTAGAATCTTTAACTAAAAAAGAGATGCTACAAAATATCAGAACTATCGAAAAATTAGAGAAAGTTCTTGGTGGTATTAAAGAGATGGGTGGTTTACCTGATGCTATTGTTGTTATTGATAGCAACAAAGAGCATATTGCTATTCAAGAAGCTCAAAAACTAGGTATCAAAGTTGTATCAATCGTAGATACAAACTCAAATCCAGAAGGTATTGATTATATTATCCCAGGTAATGATGATGCGGTTAAGTCAATATCTTTCTATATGAAAAAATTTGCTGATGCTGTTATTGAAGCTCAAGGTCTAGACAGAGCAGTTGAAGCAAAAGCTGATGAAGCTGCTGAAGCATAA
- the gltX gene encoding glutamate--tRNA ligase — MVITRFAPSPTGFLHVGGVRTALFSWLYAKNNNGKFILRIEDTDLERSTQEAVDAILDGMSWLGLKNDGEIYYQTKRFDRYKEVVQELIADGNAYYCSCSKERLEELREYQQANNLKTGYDGKCCDVNYIPQEGESFVVRFKNPKDGVVSWDDAVKGRIAISNHELDDMIIQRADGSPTYNFCVVVDDIDMAITHIIRGDDHVNNTPKQINIYKALNANVPVFAHVPMILGPDGAKLSKRHGAVNVMQYREDGYLPQAILNYLVRLGWSHGDQEIFSIEEMIATFNLEHISASPSRFDFEKLKWLNKHYIKESKFDDIQTEVEYHFAKAGLDIANGPDLKELVAVMAEKVDTLVELAEKSSYFYNDDISYDENAVKKHIKAATAEIFSKLLVNFNSLDALQWQDPDVLHNVVSTTAEQCQVGMGKVGMPLRVAITGSGQSPEIGITLKLLSKDKVVTRLTKALKELCK; from the coding sequence ATGGTTATAACAAGATTTGCTCCAAGCCCAACAGGATTTTTGCACGTTGGTGGTGTGCGTACAGCTTTATTCAGCTGGTTATATGCCAAAAACAACAATGGTAAATTTATTCTGAGGATAGAAGATACTGATCTAGAGAGATCTACTCAAGAAGCGGTAGATGCTATTTTAGATGGTATGAGTTGGTTGGGACTAAAAAATGATGGCGAAATTTACTATCAAACAAAGCGCTTTGATAGATATAAAGAAGTGGTCCAAGAACTTATTGCAGATGGTAATGCATACTACTGTAGCTGCTCAAAAGAAAGACTAGAAGAGCTAAGGGAGTATCAACAGGCAAATAATCTCAAAACTGGATATGATGGTAAGTGTTGTGATGTAAACTATATTCCACAAGAGGGCGAGAGTTTTGTAGTACGCTTCAAAAACCCTAAAGATGGAGTGGTCAGTTGGGATGATGCGGTTAAAGGTCGAATCGCAATCTCAAATCATGAGCTTGATGATATGATTATCCAAAGAGCAGATGGCTCACCGACATATAATTTCTGTGTTGTCGTTGATGATATTGATATGGCTATTACTCATATTATTCGTGGTGATGATCATGTTAATAATACCCCTAAACAAATTAATATATACAAAGCGCTAAATGCCAATGTGCCAGTATTTGCCCATGTGCCAATGATACTTGGTCCAGATGGAGCAAAACTCTCTAAGCGTCATGGTGCTGTCAATGTGATGCAGTATCGTGAAGATGGCTATTTGCCACAGGCGATACTTAACTATCTGGTAAGGCTTGGCTGGTCACATGGCGATCAAGAGATTTTTTCTATCGAAGAAATGATTGCAACTTTTAATTTAGAGCATATTAGTGCATCACCATCACGCTTTGATTTTGAAAAACTTAAGTGGTTGAACAAACACTATATCAAAGAGTCTAAATTTGATGATATTCAAACAGAAGTTGAATATCACTTTGCCAAAGCTGGTTTAGATATTGCTAATGGTCCAGATTTAAAAGAGCTTGTAGCTGTGATGGCAGAAAAAGTTGATACATTAGTTGAGCTAGCAGAAAAGTCTAGTTATTTTTATAATGATGATATCAGTTATGATGAAAATGCTGTAAAAAAACATATCAAAGCAGCTACAGCTGAGATTTTTAGCAAACTTTTGGTGAACTTTAACTCTCTGGATGCTCTACAATGGCAAGATCCTGATGTTTTACATAATGTAGTTAGTACAACAGCCGAGCAGTGTCAAGTTGGTATGGGTAAGGTTGGCATGCCATTGCGTGTAGCTATTACTGGTTCTGGTCAATCACCAGAGATTGGTATTACTCTAAAACTTCTTAGTAAAGATAAAGTAGTCACTAGACTTACTAAAGCGCTTAAAGAATTGTGTAAGTGA
- the tsf gene encoding translation elongation factor Ts codes for MSNISAKLVKELRERTGAGMMECKKALVAAAGDIEKAAEEMRISGQAKADKKASRVAAEGVIEAYAADGRAILLEINSETDFVARDETFKAFAQEAVKAAHTANAKTIEEVLAAKTSNGETVEEARKSLIAKIGENIQVRRVKTVEADTLGAYIHGGKIGVVAALEGGDEELAKDVAMHVAAVNPMVVSGDQVPADVVAKEKEIFTAQAKESGKPAEIIEKMIVGRIRKFLDEVALLGQDFVKDPSIKVEKLVKDKGAKVVDFIRLDVGEGIEKKEEDFAAEVMNQIKG; via the coding sequence ATGTCAAATATTTCTGCTAAATTAGTAAAAGAACTTAGAGAAAGAACTGGTGCAGGCATGATGGAGTGTAAGAAAGCTCTAGTTGCTGCTGCTGGTGATATTGAAAAAGCTGCTGAAGAAATGAGAATTTCTGGTCAAGCAAAAGCTGATAAGAAAGCTTCACGCGTTGCTGCTGAGGGTGTTATTGAAGCTTATGCTGCTGATGGTAGAGCTATTTTGCTTGAGATCAATTCGGAGACTGATTTCGTTGCTAGAGATGAGACTTTCAAAGCATTTGCTCAAGAAGCTGTAAAAGCTGCTCATACTGCTAATGCTAAGACTATCGAAGAAGTTTTAGCTGCTAAGACTTCAAATGGTGAAACTGTTGAAGAAGCTAGAAAATCTTTAATAGCTAAGATCGGTGAGAATATCCAAGTGCGTAGAGTTAAGACTGTCGAGGCTGACACTTTAGGTGCTTATATTCACGGTGGTAAGATTGGTGTGGTTGCTGCATTAGAAGGTGGCGATGAAGAGCTTGCTAAAGATGTTGCTATGCATGTGGCTGCTGTAAATCCTATGGTTGTTTCTGGTGATCAAGTACCAGCTGATGTGGTTGCTAAAGAAAAAGAAATCTTTACAGCTCAAGCTAAAGAGAGTGGTAAGCCCGCTGAGATTATTGAAAAAATGATCGTTGGTAGAATTCGTAAATTCTTAGATGAAGTTGCTCTTCTAGGTCAAGATTTTGTTAAAGATCCTAGCATCAAAGTTGAAAAGCTAGTTAAAGATAAAGGTGCTAAAGTAGTTGACTTTATCAGACTAGATGTTGGTGAAGGTATCGAGAAGAAAGAAGAAGACTTCGCAGCTGAGGTGATGAATCAAATTAAAGGTTAA
- a CDS encoding M15 family metallopeptidase — MKKITIVAFLMLAFIMEAFAQNIPKDFVNVKDIIPSIQLDIRYATNFNFVGKRIAGYVEGKCYLTKQAANALKQVQDQLLPMSLSLKVYDCYRPQKAVDEFVEWAKDINDTKMRTTFYQKVKKENLFKEGYIAAKSGHSRGSTVDLTIVPLDSKIPKHRSKQISCEFSYNQRDPDNSLDFGTGFDCFSPKSHPDYQGVSAQARANRLLLQTLMINAGFKPLDTEWWHFTLKDEPFKDTYFNFDV; from the coding sequence ATGAAGAAAATTACTATAGTTGCATTTCTAATGCTTGCCTTTATTATGGAAGCCTTTGCTCAAAACATTCCGAAAGATTTTGTAAATGTTAAAGATATTATTCCATCTATACAGTTAGATATAAGGTATGCCACTAATTTTAATTTTGTGGGTAAAAGAATAGCTGGCTATGTAGAAGGTAAATGCTACTTAACGAAACAAGCAGCTAATGCTCTAAAACAGGTTCAAGATCAATTATTGCCAATGAGTTTATCTTTAAAGGTTTATGATTGCTATAGGCCTCAAAAAGCGGTGGATGAATTTGTAGAGTGGGCAAAAGATATTAATGATACGAAAATGAGAACTACTTTTTATCAAAAAGTTAAAAAAGAAAATCTCTTTAAAGAAGGTTATATTGCGGCAAAATCTGGGCATAGTAGAGGGAGTACTGTAGATTTAACTATAGTGCCTTTAGATAGTAAAATTCCTAAGCATAGATCAAAGCAAATATCATGTGAGTTCTCCTACAATCAGCGTGACCCTGACAATAGTTTAGATTTTGGTACAGGTTTTGATTGTTTTAGTCCAAAATCTCATCCTGACTATCAGGGTGTTTCAGCTCAAGCAAGAGCAAACAGACTTTTGTTACAGACGCTGATGATTAATGCTGGTTTTAAACCTCTGGATACAGAATGGTGGCACTTTACACTCAAAGATGAGCCTTTTAAAGATACATATTTTAATTTTGACGTTTAA
- a CDS encoding valine--tRNA ligase, whose amino-acid sequence MTQEMNKNYNPKEIEQANYQNWEAAGKFACGNTDSKETYTIMLPPPNVTGTLHMGHGFQMTLMDILIRYNRMTGKDTLWQPGTDHAGIATQMVVERQLNAQCISKHDLGRKNFVSKVWEWKELSGGTITSQMRRIGASPDWQRERFTMDVGLSDAVKKCFIKLYEDGLAYRGERLVNWDPKLKTAVSDLEVVQLDKQGSLWHFVYPVADSDEKIIIATTRPETMLGDMAVAVHPEDERYTHLVGKMINLPLTDRQIPIIADGYVEKDFGTGCVKITPAHDFNDYEMGKRHNLPMLNILTDDASLNTNVPTKYQGLDRFEARKQIVADMEALGLLDKIEPHALKVPTGDRTGEVLEPYLTKQWFVKADILAKPAIEAVEKGDVRFVPDNWKNTYFAWMRDIQDWCVSRQLWWGHRIPAWYDEAGNVYVGESEEDIRAKYNLAADITIKQDEDVFDTWFSSALWPFSTLGWPEKTPELEKYYPTSVLVTGFDIIFFWVARMMMFGMYFMNDVPFRDIYITGLIRDSEGQKMSKSKGNVLDPVDLIDGISLDELLQKRTAGLMQPQMKAKVEKATKKEFPEGISAYGADAVRFTYAALASTSRDISFDTARVEGYRNFCNKLWNASRFVMMNLGNYKVCDNYELGVADKWIWSVLNTAVADVHKHLANYRFDLVANTIYDLVWNKYCDWYVEFAKITLKDESLSDKQKNGVKYTLTKVLENILALAHPLIPFITESIYQQLKAHLDNAQQTIIDVSYPVVSQVLVAESAEKAITWLQTVVTTLRNMRSEVDIKPSLEISLIVKDVAAKDKEYLDQSESFIKALAKVKDIEFNDNPPTSLSQIVEGLELNIPLAGLVDIEAEKARLDKELDKLKGEVDRVQKKLSNEQFVANAPEAVVAAEQEKLAKYQELYAKTLEKREALVR is encoded by the coding sequence ATGACTCAAGAAATGAATAAAAATTACAATCCAAAAGAGATAGAGCAAGCAAATTATCAAAACTGGGAAGCTGCAGGTAAGTTTGCTTGTGGTAATACTGATTCAAAAGAAACTTATACAATAATGTTACCACCACCAAATGTTACTGGAACTCTACACATGGGGCACGGTTTTCAGATGACACTTATGGATATCCTTATCCGTTATAATCGTATGACTGGTAAAGATACATTATGGCAACCTGGTACAGATCACGCTGGTATTGCTACGCAGATGGTTGTTGAAAGACAGCTTAATGCTCAATGTATTTCAAAACATGATTTAGGGCGTAAGAACTTTGTCAGCAAGGTTTGGGAGTGGAAAGAGCTTTCAGGCGGAACGATTACATCACAAATGCGTAGAATAGGTGCTTCGCCAGACTGGCAGCGTGAAAGATTTACAATGGATGTTGGCCTTTCTGATGCGGTTAAAAAATGTTTCATCAAACTGTATGAGGATGGTTTAGCATATCGTGGTGAGCGATTAGTAAACTGGGACCCTAAACTAAAAACAGCTGTATCTGACTTAGAAGTTGTTCAACTAGATAAACAAGGCTCATTATGGCATTTTGTATATCCAGTAGCTGATAGTGATGAGAAGATTATAATTGCAACGACTCGTCCTGAGACAATGCTTGGGGATATGGCGGTTGCAGTTCATCCTGAAGATGAAAGATACACACACTTAGTTGGTAAAATGATAAATCTACCGCTTACAGATAGACAGATTCCAATTATTGCTGATGGTTATGTCGAGAAAGATTTTGGAACAGGTTGTGTCAAGATTACCCCAGCACATGATTTTAATGACTATGAAATGGGCAAAAGACATAATCTACCAATGTTAAATATCTTAACTGATGATGCTAGTCTAAACACCAATGTGCCAACAAAATACCAAGGCTTAGATAGATTTGAAGCACGTAAACAAATAGTTGCAGATATGGAAGCTTTAGGCCTTTTAGATAAGATTGAGCCACATGCTCTAAAAGTACCAACAGGTGATAGAACAGGCGAAGTTTTAGAGCCATATCTAACTAAGCAATGGTTTGTCAAAGCTGATATACTTGCCAAGCCGGCTATAGAAGCGGTTGAGAAGGGTGATGTAAGATTTGTGCCAGATAACTGGAAAAATACCTACTTTGCTTGGATGAGAGATATTCAAGATTGGTGTGTATCACGTCAGCTATGGTGGGGGCATAGAATCCCAGCTTGGTATGATGAAGCAGGTAATGTCTATGTCGGCGAGTCAGAAGAAGATATTAGAGCTAAATATAATTTAGCTGCTGATATTACTATCAAGCAAGATGAAGATGTCTTTGATACATGGTTCTCATCGGCATTATGGCCGTTTAGTACTTTAGGTTGGCCTGAAAAGACTCCCGAGCTTGAGAAATACTACCCAACAAGCGTGCTGGTAACTGGTTTTGATATTATCTTCTTCTGGGTTGCTAGAATGATGATGTTTGGCATGTATTTTATGAATGATGTGCCATTTAGAGATATTTATATTACTGGACTTATTCGTGATAGTGAAGGTCAAAAAATGTCAAAATCAAAAGGTAATGTTCTAGATCCAGTTGATTTGATAGATGGTATTTCATTAGATGAGTTACTGCAAAAAAGAACAGCTGGTTTAATGCAGCCACAGATGAAAGCCAAGGTTGAAAAAGCAACTAAAAAAGAATTTCCAGAAGGTATAAGCGCTTATGGTGCAGATGCGGTGAGATTTACTTATGCAGCATTAGCTTCTACATCTCGTGATATTAGTTTTGATACTGCTAGGGTGGAGGGCTATCGTAATTTCTGTAATAAACTTTGGAACGCTTCAAGATTTGTGATGATGAACCTTGGTAATTATAAAGTTTGTGATAATTATGAGCTAGGTGTTGCAGATAAATGGATTTGGAGCGTTTTAAATACGGCTGTTGCTGATGTGCATAAACATCTTGCTAACTACCGTTTTGATTTAGTGGCAAATACTATTTATGACCTTGTTTGGAATAAATACTGTGATTGGTATGTTGAGTTTGCCAAAATTACTTTAAAAGATGAGTCACTATCAGACAAGCAAAAAAATGGAGTTAAATACACACTTACTAAAGTTTTAGAAAATATCCTCGCTTTAGCACATCCACTGATACCATTTATTACAGAAAGTATTTATCAACAGCTAAAAGCTCATCTTGATAATGCTCAACAAACAATTATAGATGTAAGTTATCCTGTGGTTTCTCAAGTTTTAGTAGCTGAAAGTGCTGAAAAGGCTATCACATGGTTACAAACTGTAGTAACTACTTTGCGTAATATGCGTAGTGAAGTCGATATCAAGCCATCTTTAGAGATTTCTCTAATTGTCAAAGATGTCGCAGCTAAAGATAAAGAATACTTAGATCAATCTGAGAGTTTTATAAAAGCTTTAGCTAAAGTCAAGGATATTGAGTTTAATGATAATCCACCAACATCTTTATCACAAATTGTTGAAGGCCTTGAGCTAAATATCCCATTAGCAGGTTTGGTTGATATTGAAGCTGAGAAAGCAAGGCTTGATAAAGAACTAGACAAGCTAAAAGGCGAAGTTGATAGAGTACAGAAGAAGCTATCTAATGAGCAATTTGTCGCAAATGCTCCAGAAGCTGTAGTTGCTGCAGAGCAAGAAAAGCTTGCTAAATATCAAGAGCTTTATGCTAAGACTTTAGAAAAGAGAGAGGCTTTAGTAAGATAG
- the fumC gene encoding class II fumarate hydratase: MRRIETDSTGQIEVENDNYWGAQTQRSIEHFSIGSDLMPIEVIRALAIIKKAAAMTNHQLGILAQAKKEVIVEVADEIITAKLDEHFPLHVWMTGSGTQANMNVNEVISNRAIELLGGKKGSKNPIHPNDDVNMSQSSNDTFPSAMYIATALEINNRLLPAIEYMQQELANKAKQWDNIVKIGRTHMQDAVPLTLGQEFSGYAALLENNIQRIKESLKYLYQLALGGTAVGTGLNAPDGFAEIAASNIAKITGLPFVSATNKFEVQGSHDALVAVMSQLKTLANSLFKIANDIRLLSCGPRAGFHELLIPENEPGSSIMPGKVNPTQCEAITMVAAQVIGYDVAVGIAGSAGYLEMNVYKPLMIFNIIQSIRIISDSCQNFTKYLLVGMQPNKQKIDYYLKNSLMLVTALSPVIGYDKAAKMAHYAEQKNISLAQANQDLKFLSAEEFDKVVDPYKMTKGSRL; this comes from the coding sequence TTGCGTAGAATAGAAACAGATAGTACCGGTCAAATAGAAGTTGAGAATGACAATTATTGGGGCGCACAAACACAGCGTTCTATAGAGCATTTTTCTATAGGTAGTGATTTAATGCCAATAGAAGTTATTAGAGCTCTTGCAATTATCAAAAAAGCAGCAGCTATGACAAATCATCAATTAGGTATCTTAGCGCAAGCTAAAAAAGAAGTTATCGTTGAAGTTGCCGATGAGATAATCACTGCTAAGCTTGATGAGCATTTCCCATTGCATGTATGGATGACAGGCAGTGGAACTCAGGCAAATATGAATGTTAATGAAGTGATTTCAAATAGAGCTATTGAGCTTCTAGGTGGCAAAAAGGGCAGTAAAAATCCTATCCACCCAAATGATGATGTCAATATGTCTCAATCATCAAATGATACTTTTCCAAGCGCGATGTATATTGCTACTGCGCTTGAGATAAATAATAGACTCTTACCAGCTATTGAGTATATGCAGCAAGAATTAGCTAACAAAGCAAAGCAGTGGGACAATATTGTCAAAATCGGTAGGACACATATGCAAGATGCCGTACCACTAACTTTGGGTCAAGAGTTCTCTGGTTATGCAGCATTACTAGAAAATAACATTCAAAGAATCAAAGAATCTTTAAAGTATCTATATCAGCTTGCTCTTGGGGGTACAGCTGTTGGTACAGGTTTAAATGCTCCAGATGGTTTTGCAGAGATTGCCGCTAGTAACATTGCTAAAATTACAGGCTTGCCTTTTGTTTCAGCTACCAATAAATTTGAGGTGCAAGGCTCACATGATGCTTTGGTTGCTGTTATGAGTCAGCTCAAAACTTTAGCTAATTCATTGTTTAAGATTGCTAATGATATTCGCTTACTTAGTTGTGGACCGAGAGCTGGCTTTCATGAGTTATTAATTCCTGAGAATGAACCTGGCTCATCAATTATGCCTGGTAAAGTTAATCCAACTCAATGTGAAGCTATAACAATGGTTGCTGCACAAGTGATAGGATATGATGTTGCGGTTGGTATCGCTGGTAGTGCGGGTTATTTGGAAATGAATGTTTATAAACCGTTAATGATTTTTAATATTATACAATCAATTAGAATAATCTCAGATAGTTGTCAAAACTTTACTAAGTATTTATTAGTTGGGATGCAACCAAACAAACAAAAAATTGATTATTACCTCAAAAACTCATTAATGTTAGTAACAGCTCTTAGCCCAGTTATAGGTTATGATAAGGCAGCAAAAATGGCTCATTATGCTGAGCAAAAAAATATTTCTCTAGCTCAAGCAAACCAAGATCTAAAATTTTTGTCAGCAGAGGAGTTTGATAAGGTGGTTGATCCTTATAAAATGACCAAGGGCAGCAGATTATAG
- a CDS encoding DNA polymerase III subunit chi, with translation MKVEFRVLQTQDINQMLDDLIAAVIKEYNLQKTIAILAPTGIAKHLDDKLWQDGQDSFIPHHCAINTREYNRYKSIPILITDNMFITSGFDELINLIDIPIDSNKVSVSSLVEFVYQDKKVIENLRKKYVYYKKLGFDIKTVNYGNVPNEY, from the coding sequence ATGAAAGTAGAGTTTAGAGTTTTACAAACACAAGATATTAATCAAATGTTAGATGACTTAATTGCTGCAGTTATCAAAGAATATAATTTGCAAAAGACTATAGCAATTTTAGCGCCTACAGGTATTGCAAAACATCTGGATGATAAATTATGGCAAGATGGACAAGATTCTTTTATCCCGCACCATTGCGCGATAAATACTAGAGAATATAATCGATATAAAAGTATTCCAATCTTAATAACCGATAATATGTTTATTACATCAGGTTTTGATGAGTTAATTAATTTGATAGATATTCCTATCGATTCTAATAAAGTGTCTGTAAGCAGCTTAGTTGAGTTTGTATATCAGGATAAAAAAGTTATTGAAAATTTACGTAAGAAGTATGTTTACTATAAAAAATTAGGTTTTGATATCAAAACTGTTAATTATGGTAATGTACCAAATGAGTATTAA
- the pyrH gene encoding UMP kinase translates to MSNDSSECSQKTPKLKRILLKLSGESLSADQGFGINVESAQPVIDQIKILFHQGIKIAIVVGGGNILRGGRANFGDKIKRATADSMGMIATMINALALRDMLISEGVAAEAFSAKGVDGLLRVASAHEFNQLLDAGKVLIFAGGTGNPFVTTDTTASLRAVEIGADALLKATTVDGIYDKDPNKYPDAKRFDRVTYSEVVCKELNVMDLGAFTQCRDFGIPIYVFDLNQTDALVDAVTESKYGTWVTLD, encoded by the coding sequence ATGTCTAATGATTCGTCAGAATGTTCTCAAAAAACTCCAAAACTTAAGCGAATCCTTCTTAAGTTAAGTGGAGAGTCTTTATCAGCGGATCAAGGTTTTGGTATAAATGTTGAATCTGCTCAACCTGTCATTGACCAAATTAAAATTCTTTTTCATCAGGGTATCAAAATTGCTATAGTTGTTGGTGGTGGTAATATCCTTAGAGGTGGTAGAGCAAACTTTGGTGACAAAATAAAAAGAGCTACCGCAGATTCGATGGGAATGATAGCTACGATGATCAATGCTTTAGCTTTACGTGATATGCTTATCAGTGAGGGCGTTGCAGCAGAGGCTTTTTCGGCAAAAGGAGTTGATGGTTTGCTTAGAGTTGCAAGCGCGCATGAGTTTAATCAATTATTAGATGCTGGAAAGGTTTTAATTTTCGCTGGTGGTACTGGTAATCCATTTGTAACTACAGATACTACAGCTAGTCTTAGAGCTGTTGAGATTGGTGCAGATGCCTTATTGAAAGCTACAACTGTAGATGGTATTTATGATAAGGATCCAAATAAGTACCCTGATGCAAAGCGTTTTGACAGAGTTACCTACTCAGAAGTTGTATGTAAAGAACTAAATGTTATGGATTTGGGTGCTTTCACGCAGTGTAGGGATTTTGGGATACCGATATATGTATTTGATTTAAATCAGACTGATGCTTTAGTTGATGCGGTTACTGAGTCAAAGTATGGTACCTGGGTTACTTTAGACTAA
- the frr gene encoding ribosome recycling factor yields the protein MISDILKDAENRMKKSLEVLADDLAKIRTGRAHPDLLAHVTIDYYGIDTPITQVANITVLDARTLGITPWEKGLSSKIEKAILTSDLGLNPTNLGDSLRVPMPALNEERRKELVKLVKSETEAGRVSIRNIRRDANSDIKELLKEKEITEDQAKKAEDDIQKITDKMVAQADALAAKKEQDLMVV from the coding sequence ATGATAAGTGATATTCTAAAAGATGCTGAGAATAGAATGAAAAAATCATTAGAAGTTTTAGCTGATGATTTAGCAAAAATTAGAACTGGTAGAGCACACCCGGATCTATTGGCGCATGTTACAATAGATTATTATGGTATTGATACGCCAATAACTCAAGTGGCTAATATAACTGTGCTTGATGCTAGAACTTTGGGAATCACACCTTGGGAAAAAGGTTTGTCAAGCAAGATTGAAAAGGCGATCTTGACATCTGATCTTGGGCTTAACCCTACTAACTTAGGTGATTCATTAAGAGTTCCTATGCCTGCTTTAAATGAAGAAAGGAGAAAAGAGTTAGTTAAACTTGTTAAATCTGAAACAGAGGCAGGTAGAGTATCTATCAGAAATATTCGTCGTGATGCTAATAGTGATATCAAAGAACTTCTAAAAGAAAAAGAAATCACAGAGGATCAAGCTAAAAAAGCTGAGGATGATATTCAGAAGATTACTGATAAAATGGTTGCTCAAGCTGATGCTCTTGCTGCTAAAAAAGAACAAGATCTAATGGTTGTCTAA
- a CDS encoding dihydrofolate reductase, whose product MISLIVAYDKKYGIGKENTLAWKLSDDLKNFKKITENNYIVMGRKTFESIGRPLPNRKNIILTRDKQYKHDKCLIIHSTQDVLNFAQSKPHYEIFIIGGAQIYKEFLQYADRLYITEVAAEIDDLDAFFPQWDKAKFKRIGHKKFNKDNKNEFDFTFSVFEKIK is encoded by the coding sequence ATGATTTCGCTAATAGTAGCTTATGACAAAAAATATGGCATCGGCAAAGAAAACACTCTGGCGTGGAAACTTTCTGATGATCTCAAAAATTTCAAAAAGATAACCGAGAATAACTATATAGTAATGGGAAGAAAGACTTTTGAGTCAATTGGACGACCTCTTCCGAATCGCAAAAACATCATATTGACAAGAGATAAACAGTATAAGCATGATAAGTGCCTTATCATTCATAGTACTCAAGATGTTCTAAATTTTGCTCAGTCTAAACCACATTACGAAATCTTTATAATTGGTGGAGCACAAATATATAAAGAATTTTTGCAGTATGCAGATAGATTGTATATTACAGAAGTTGCTGCTGAAATCGACGACCTTGATGCTTTTTTCCCACAATGGGATAAAGCAAAATTCAAACGTATAGGTCACAAAAAATTTAATAAAGATAATAAAAACGAGTTTGATTTTACTTTCAGCGTATTTGAAAAGATTAAATAA
- a CDS encoding IS630 transposase-related protein, producing MTYSLDFRKKVLSIKESEGLIYQATADRFKIGKNSVYLWSKQIKPKATKSRPEIKLTQTELLEDIGAYRDDYQYERAEHFGVSQSCICYALQRLEITYKKKKTYSHPKADPIKQKSSITCI from the coding sequence ATGACCTATTCACTAGATTTTCGTAAGAAAGTATTATCGATAAAAGAGTCGGAAGGATTAATATACCAAGCTACAGCAGATAGATTTAAAATTGGTAAAAACTCAGTATATTTATGGAGTAAACAAATTAAACCTAAAGCTACCAAATCTAGACCTGAAATTAAATTAACCCAAACAGAGTTACTTGAAGATATAGGAGCTTACCGTGATGATTATCAATATGAAAGAGCAGAGCACTTTGGAGTAAGCCAAAGCTGTATATGCTATGCTTTACAAAGGTTAGAAATAACATATAAAAAAAAAAAGACTTATAGCCACCCTAAAGCAGATCCTATTAAACAAAAGAGCAGCATAACTTGTATCTAA